Below is a window of Brachyspira pilosicoli DNA.
TTATAAGCTCTCCAGTTCCATAAGTTGAATATTTCAAAGGATTTCTTTCATTGTCATCAACTAAAGTAATTCCTGACGCTTCAGCCATTTCTATAACAGCCTTATCTTTACTAATAATACCATATTTCGCTTCTATAGTTTCACCTAATGGATTTTTTACATATACCTTTTTTATATTTCCGCCTGCTGCATAAATTATAGAATCAACTGTTCCCTCTCCGCCATCAGCAACCGGTATTTTTTTTATAATAGCATTTTTAAATACTTTTAATACGCCTCTTTCTATGCAGCTGCAAACTTCCATACTGCTAGCACTTCCTTTGAATGAATCTGGTATTATTATTATCTTTTTCATTAGATTTCCTCTTAATTATTATGAAGTATTATATACTATAATGTGTTTTTATAAAATTAAAAATAAATAGAAATTGATTATATATAAGAAAATGAAAAGAATTTTAACATTCCTTTCATTTTCTATCGTACATAAATTATTATGTAATAGGAGCAGGATTAAATATACACATATCATTATAAAGATGATATTGCTCTGTAAATGTTTTTTTTATTCCGCTTGCCACATCTAATATTTCATTAAACAGCCTTTCTCCAACCTCTTTTATATCAGCCTCTCCTGTAACAATATCTCCAGCACTAAAATCTATTAAATCACTCCACATGTCTTTCAAATCATTTCTTGATGATACTTTTATAACAGGAGCAGCAGCTAATCCATAAGGCGTACCTCTTCCTGTCATAAATACCTGCAAAGTAATCCCAGAAGCTAACTGAGAAGGTCCGCATACTATATCACTAGAAGGAGTAGCAGCGTATATCAAGCCATGTTTAGTAGGGATTTCACCAGGAGAAAGTACTTCTACTATAGGAGCTGTTCCAGATTTTGCAATAGACCCTATAGCTTTTTCAACTATATTAGCAAGTCCTCCTTTTTTATTTCCAGGAGTAGGGTTAGCACTTCTATCAGCCTCTCCTACAGCTAAATAATCATCATACCATTTCATTTCTGAAGCGAGCTTTTTTCCTACTGTATCATCTTTGCATCTTGCCGCTAATATATGCACACCATCTCTTGCTTCCGTAACTTCAGAAAACATGACTGTAGCTCCAGCTGATACAAGCATATCTGAAGCATAACCTGCTGCAGGATTAGCACTAATACCAGAAAAAGCATCACTGCCCCCGCACTGCATACCTATACAAAGTTTAGATAAAGGCAAAGTTGTTCTTTTTCTTTGATTTAATTTTTCAAGTTTCTTCTCTGCCATTTCCATGAGAGAATTCATTATATTATGAAAACCTTTCTTTTCCTGTAATATAATAACATTATCCTCATTAATTAAATTTTCATCTAAAATCATATCTACAGTAAGCTTTTCACATCCAAGCCCTACCACCATAACCTCAGAACCGAAATTAGGATTTTTTACTAAATTCCTTAAAGATCTTATAGGAATATCAGCATTTTTAGCATTTATTGCAACCCCGCATCCATAAGCATGATTAATAGCAATTATATCATCTACATTTTTATATTTTGGAAGCAGTTTTTCCTTCATCTCTTTTACAGCCACATTTAAAACTCCAGCAACACATTGTACAGTTGTGCTTATAGCAAGTATATTTCTTGTACCTGCAAATTTACTTCCCGGATTATCATAGCCTTCAAATGTAGTTCTTAAAGGTTTAGGAAGATTAGATACAATATTTTCAGCAAACACTAAATCTTCTAATTTAGGAGCTAAAGGAAGTCTTAATATATGCTCATTCACCCAATCGCCTTTTTTTATATCCTGCAAAGCAAAACCAATGCAAATACCATACCTAATAATAGCCTCATCTTTTTTTATATCTTTTAAAGCTATCTTATGTGATTGAGGTATATTAGAATTAACTTTAAAACCCTCATCGATATATTCGCCTTCCTTTAAATCCTTTATTGCTACAACTACATTATCATTTTCATTAATTTTTATAAAAGATTTTTTCATTATAATCCTCTTTTTACAAATCAATTTAATAATAATTTATTTGATTAATCCTGCTTCTCTTAGTACAGCTCTCAATTTTTCTATTTCATCATCTTTAAGTTTCTGTATAGGGTCCAAACATTTTCCTACATTAATTCCCTGCTGAACTAATCCTTCTTTAATAACTGCTGGGAAAGTTCCCATATTACTTATTATTCTAATAGGAGCAAGTGCAAATTGAGCATCTAATGAGCCTTTTAAATCTCCTGCCATAAATTTCTCATATATATCAACAGTTAATCTAGGAGCAACATTAGCACATGATGCTATAGCACCTTTAGCACCGCAGCATAAACCAGCATATATTAAAGTATCTCTTCCTAAAAGAACATTAAAATTTTCATTATCTCTAGTTAAACGAATATATTCTGTTGTATTAGTCATATCTCCAGTGCTGTCTTTTACACCAACTATATTATCTATCTTAGCAAGCTTAGCTACTGTACTAGGCTCTATAGTAACATTAGTCTTGGGTTTATTATTATACAATACTATAGGCAATGATGAATGAGAAGCTATAGTTTTATAATGCTGATATAATTCATCTTGTGTTTGAGATATAAACATAGGTGTCAATACAGAAATGGCATCCATTCCTACATCTTCACATATTTTTAATAATCTTAAAGCACCTTTTGTTGATATGCTATTAACTCCCCCGTAAACAGGTACTCTTCCAGCTGCCGCTTTTTTTACAGTTTCTAATACTTTTCTGTATTCCTCTTCATCAACAGCATAAAATTCTCCTGTTGTTCCCATAGGAAACAAACCATGAACTCCCTCTTCTATTAAATGAATAGATAACTCTTCTAAAACTTTATAGTTAATATTTCCATTATCATCTATAGGTGTTACTATAGGCGGAATAATTCCTTTTGGTTGAAAACTCATAATTATATCCTTTCTAATAGGTTATTTTTATATAATAAATTATTCTTATCTAATAAATATTTGCATAACAAATAATACTGCTAAAGCTAAAAGCGACATTATCATAGATACAGTAAATTTACACATAACCTGATCTTTTAATTCGCTTACACCAAACATACCATTAAATACCCAGAATCCGCTATCATTGAAATATGAAAACGATATAGCACCAGCACAGCAAGCCTGAGCCAACAATATAGGAGAAGTTCCTAAATCACCCATCAAAGGTGCTGTTAAAGTAGCAGCAGTAGTTATTGCAACAGTAGCAGAACCTAAAGCTATTCTCATTAAAGCAGCTATAACAAAAGGTATAAGCAAAGCAGGTATAGGCAAATTAACAACTACATCACCTAAAACATCCCCAAGTCCGCTTACTTTAATTACATTTCCTAAACATCCGCCTGCTCCTGTAATAAGCATTATCATACCTGTTGATTTTACAGAATCTTCCAAAACTTTTAACACATCTTTTTTACTGTCTTTAAAAGCAAGTCCGTAAATAGCAATAAGTGTTCCTATCATCAAAGCAACAACAGGGCTTCCTAAAAAATCTATTATACTATTTAAAACTCCAAGTTTTGCATTTGATACATCTAATATAGTTTTAGCAAAAATCAATATCAAAGGAACTACTATAGGAGCTAATGACATAACAAATGAAGGAAGTTCTTTAGAGCCCATTAATTTTTCAAGTTCTGACATAGAACGTATATATTCTGCTTTAAATTCTTTTTTATCAAATCCACCTTGCTCATTTGGTATTTGATATATTTTTGTTCCAAGCCATTTTGTATAAAATATCGCAGCTATTAAAGGAATAATAGATACTGCAATTCCTGTAAGTATCATGGCTCCCATATCTACATTAAGAAGACCTGCAGCAGTTAAAGGTCCTGGTGTAGGCGGTACCAATGAGTGAGAAAGCTGTAATCCTGCAGCCAAAGCAAGTGCCAAACCTACAACAGACTTTCCTGTAACTTGAGACATACCTTTCAATAATGGAGCAAAAATTAAAAGTGCTGAATCTGCAAATACAGGTATAGATACTATTAAACCTGTAATACCTAAAGCCCATTCTTCTTTTTTCTTACCAATAAATTTTATAAATGTAAATGCCAGCCTTTCAGCTCCGCCTGATTTCTCTAATACCCCGCCCATCATAACACCTAATCCTATAATAATACCTGTGCTTGATAAAGTGTTGCCAAAACCAGACTGTATTGCTGTTATTAAGCCTGTTATTTTTTTGCCGTCTGCATTTGTTATATCAGTTATCGGCATGCCGCCTATAATACCAGTTATCATGGCAGCTATTAATAGGGCTATAAATGTATGTATTTTTGTAAACATTACCAAAAATATCATTATGCCTACACCTAAAATAAGCCCTAATATCATTCTTGTTGCTTCATCCATACTTATACCTCTTTGATTTTAATATATATTTTTTTATTATTTATTACCTTACTAGACAAGGTTTCTTAGGATTGAATTTCCAATTAGGAATTAAATACTGCATTCCTATAGAATCGTCCCTAGCACCCAAACATTTTTCCTTATATAATTTGTTAGCTTTTAATATTTGATCCATATCAGGTTCTATACCCAAACCAGGTTTTTTAGGTATATTTACATATCCATTTTCTATTTTTAAAGGTTCTTTTGTTAATCTCTCTATGCCTTCCTGCCATATCCAGTGAGTATCTATAGCATTAATATTACCAGGTACAGCAGCAGCAGTATGAGAAAACATAGCTAAAGAAATGTCGAAATGGTTGTTAGAGTGAGAGCCCCAAGTTAAACCAAAGTCATTACAAAGCTGTCCTACTCTTACAGAACCTGACATAGTCCAGAAATGAGGATCAGCCAAAGGAATATCTACTGATTGCAATATTATAGAATGGCTCATTTCTCTCCAATCTGTTGCTATCATATTAGTAGCGGTAGGAAGTCCTGTAGCTTTTCTAAATTCGGCCATTATTTCTCTTGCTGAAAATACACCCTCAGCACCGCATGGGTCTTCACAATATGTTAATATTCCATGCATATCTTTACATATTTCTATAGCCTCTTTTAAAAGCCATCCGCCATTAGGGTCTAATGTAATTCTTGCCTCAGGATATGCTTTTTTCAAAGCTTTTATAGCTTTTATTTCTTCTTTACCTTCTAAAACTCCGCCTTTTAATTTGAAATCATTAAAGCCATACAATTCTTTTGATGCTTTAGCAAGTTCAACTATAGCTTCTGGAGTGAGAGCTTCTTCATGTCTTATTTTGTACCATTTGTTAGGTGCATTATCATCATGATAATATTCTAAATCTGTTTTGTTTCTATCACCTACATAAAACAAATATCCTAACATTAATACTTTATCTCTTAATTGTCCGTTTCCTAAAAGAGATGCAACAGATACTCCTAATGTTTGACCCAATAAATCTAATAAAGGAGCTTCAACTGCTGTCATAACATGTACGCCGGTTCTTAAATCAAATGTTTGAGAGCCTCTTACGTCGTTTTCATCTTTTAAAGAATTTTGTATTTTTATAAGAGTATTTTTATATTCACCTATGCGGCTTCCTTCAACTATTGATTTTACACTTTCAAGACCTTTAGTAATTTTTTCGCCGCCTGGAACCTCTCCTACTCCTATTTTTCCTTCACTGTCTTTTAATATAACTACATTCCTTGTAAAGTATGGAGCATGAGCACCGCTTAAATTTAAAAGCATGCTGTCTTTACCAGCTACTGGATATATTTCCATTTTTTCAATTTTTATATCAATACTCATAATATTTTATCCCCGTATTATTTTTTTAAAGAAACATTTGTGATTTTCTCATAATATTTTAATATAGCACTATGGTCATCAGCAGCACATCCATCAGATTTTAGATACTGCATTATTTCCATAACTTGAGCAGTTAAAGGCAAATAAGAGTTTACCGCATGAGAAGCATTTAAAGCATTATTTAAGTCTTTTATATGAAGTTCAATTCTAAAGCCAGGCTTAAAATTATGTTCAAGCATCATAGGTGCTTTAGCGTCCATAACTGTAGACCCTGCAAGTCCGCCTCTTATAGCTTTATAAACTAATTCAGGATCTGCACCTAATTTTTTTGCTAAAATTAAACTTTCAGAAACTGCTGAAATATTGATAGCTACTACAACCTGATTAGCTAATTTAGCAACATTTCCAGAACCTAATTCTCCTACATAAACTACTGAAGAAGCCATAGGTTTTAATAAATCAGAAACTTTATCAAAAATTTCTTTCTTACCGCCTGCCATCACAGACAAAGTACCGTCTATAGCTTTAGGTTCTCCTCCTGATACTGGAGCGTCAATGAGCTCTATAGATTTTTTAGAAAGCTCTGCACCTATAGCTTTTGATTCTACTGGGTCTATTGAACTCATATCTACAACTATAGTTCCGCTTTTAGCTCCTTCTATAATTCCATTCTCACCTAAACAAACCTCTCTAACTTGGGGAGAATTTGGAAGCATAGTTATTATAACATCACATTCTTTAGCTACTTCTGCTGGATTATTAGCTGCTTTAGCTCCCTCTTTTACTAATTCTTCAACAGATGCCTTTGATCTGTTATAAACTATGAGCTCATGTCCTGCTTTTAACAAATTTTTGCTCATAGGTTTTCCCATAATACCTAATCCTATAAATCCTATTTTCATTTTTGTACTCCTTTATTTTTTATTTTTTTATTTAATAATTATTTCATTTTGGCACTTATTAGTTTTTAAAAATTCTGATACATTGTTTAATGAAGTTTCTATTTGATTCTTTACAGCTTCATCAGTAAAAAATCCTATATGAGGTGTTACAATAATATTAGGATGTCTTAAAAGAGCAGCAAAATGTTCATCTTCTATATATTTTTCTCTATAATCAAATCTAAAATATTTGTTCTCATTCTCATAAACATCT
It encodes the following:
- the garD gene encoding galactarate dehydratase; the protein is MKKSFIKINENDNVVVAIKDLKEGEYIDEGFKVNSNIPQSHKIALKDIKKDEAIIRYGICIGFALQDIKKGDWVNEHILRLPLAPKLEDLVFAENIVSNLPKPLRTTFEGYDNPGSKFAGTRNILAISTTVQCVAGVLNVAVKEMKEKLLPKYKNVDDIIAINHAYGCGVAINAKNADIPIRSLRNLVKNPNFGSEVMVVGLGCEKLTVDMILDENLINEDNVIILQEKKGFHNIMNSLMEMAEKKLEKLNQRKRTTLPLSKLCIGMQCGGSDAFSGISANPAAGYASDMLVSAGATVMFSEVTEARDGVHILAARCKDDTVGKKLASEMKWYDDYLAVGEADRSANPTPGNKKGGLANIVEKAIGSIAKSGTAPIVEVLSPGEIPTKHGLIYAATPSSDIVCGPSQLASGITLQVFMTGRGTPYGLAAAPVIKVSSRNDLKDMWSDLIDFSAGDIVTGEADIKEVGERLFNEILDVASGIKKTFTEQYHLYNDMCIFNPAPIT
- the dapA gene encoding 4-hydroxy-tetrahydrodipicolinate synthase → MSFQPKGIIPPIVTPIDDNGNINYKVLEELSIHLIEEGVHGLFPMGTTGEFYAVDEEEYRKVLETVKKAAAGRVPVYGGVNSISTKGALRLLKICEDVGMDAISVLTPMFISQTQDELYQHYKTIASHSSLPIVLYNNKPKTNVTIEPSTVAKLAKIDNIVGVKDSTGDMTNTTEYIRLTRDNENFNVLLGRDTLIYAGLCCGAKGAIASCANVAPRLTVDIYEKFMAGDLKGSLDAQFALAPIRIISNMGTFPAVIKEGLVQQGINVGKCLDPIQKLKDDEIEKLRAVLREAGLIK
- a CDS encoding gluconate:H+ symporter → MDEATRMILGLILGVGIMIFLVMFTKIHTFIALLIAAMITGIIGGMPITDITNADGKKITGLITAIQSGFGNTLSSTGIIIGLGVMMGGVLEKSGGAERLAFTFIKFIGKKKEEWALGITGLIVSIPVFADSALLIFAPLLKGMSQVTGKSVVGLALALAAGLQLSHSLVPPTPGPLTAAGLLNVDMGAMILTGIAVSIIPLIAAIFYTKWLGTKIYQIPNEQGGFDKKEFKAEYIRSMSELEKLMGSKELPSFVMSLAPIVVPLILIFAKTILDVSNAKLGVLNSIIDFLGSPVVALMIGTLIAIYGLAFKDSKKDVLKVLEDSVKSTGMIMLITGAGGCLGNVIKVSGLGDVLGDVVVNLPIPALLIPFVIAALMRIALGSATVAITTAATLTAPLMGDLGTSPILLAQACCAGAISFSYFNDSGFWVFNGMFGVSELKDQVMCKFTVSMIMSLLALAVLFVMQIFIR
- a CDS encoding enolase C-terminal domain-like protein: MSIDIKIEKMEIYPVAGKDSMLLNLSGAHAPYFTRNVVILKDSEGKIGVGEVPGGEKITKGLESVKSIVEGSRIGEYKNTLIKIQNSLKDENDVRGSQTFDLRTGVHVMTAVEAPLLDLLGQTLGVSVASLLGNGQLRDKVLMLGYLFYVGDRNKTDLEYYHDDNAPNKWYKIRHEEALTPEAIVELAKASKELYGFNDFKLKGGVLEGKEEIKAIKALKKAYPEARITLDPNGGWLLKEAIEICKDMHGILTYCEDPCGAEGVFSAREIMAEFRKATGLPTATNMIATDWREMSHSIILQSVDIPLADPHFWTMSGSVRVGQLCNDFGLTWGSHSNNHFDISLAMFSHTAAAVPGNINAIDTHWIWQEGIERLTKEPLKIENGYVNIPKKPGLGIEPDMDQILKANKLYKEKCLGARDDSIGMQYLIPNWKFNPKKPCLVR
- the garR gene encoding 2-hydroxy-3-oxopropionate reductase, which translates into the protein MKIGFIGLGIMGKPMSKNLLKAGHELIVYNRSKASVEELVKEGAKAANNPAEVAKECDVIITMLPNSPQVREVCLGENGIIEGAKSGTIVVDMSSIDPVESKAIGAELSKKSIELIDAPVSGGEPKAIDGTLSVMAGGKKEIFDKVSDLLKPMASSVVYVGELGSGNVAKLANQVVVAINISAVSESLILAKKLGADPELVYKAIRGGLAGSTVMDAKAPMMLEHNFKPGFRIELHIKDLNNALNASHAVNSYLPLTAQVMEIMQYLKSDGCAADDHSAILKYYEKITNVSLKK